The segment CCTCGTCTTCGGCGGTCACGACCCGGCGTCCACCCGGCTGTGCAAGAAGGCGGAAGCGCTCGCGGCCGCGGGCGTGCTGCCCGCCCGGCTTGTCGAGGCGCTCCGCGAGGAGCTGGCCACCGTCGAGCCGGAGATCCGGCCGGTCCCGGTGGCGGCCACCCAGCTGGAGACGGCCACGCTCATCGCGGAAGACATCGCCGCGTTCCGCTTCCGGCACAGCCTGGATCGCGTGGTCGTGGTCAACGTCTCCTCGACCGAGCCGGCACCGGCCCCACACCCCGCGCACGCCGACGCGGACGTGCTGCGCCAGGCGCTGGCCGAGCCCGGAGTGGTGCTGCCGCCCAGTTCTCTGTACGCATATGCGGCTTTTCTTTCGGGCTGCTCATACATCGATTTCACCCCATCGACAGGTGCCCGCCTGCCCGCGCTCGACGCGCTCGCGCACCGCCACGCGGTCCCGTACGCCGGGCATGACGGCAAGACCGGCGAGACGCTGGTCAAGTCGGTGCTGGCGCCGATGTTCGCGATGCGAAACCTGCGGGTCCGCACCTGGTCCGGCACCAACCTGCTCGGCGGCGGCGACGGCGCCAACCTGGCCGACCCGGGCGCCAACGCGGCCAAGTCGACGAGCAAGCAGCGGGTGCTCGGCGAGACGCTCGGCTACGAGCCGCAGGGCAATACCCGCATCGAGTACGTCGACGACATCGGTGACTTCAAGACCGCCTGGGACCTCATCACGTTCAGCGGCTTCCTCGGCACGTCGATGCGGATGGAGTTCACCTGGCACGGCTGCGACTCCGCGCTCGCCGCACCGCTGGTGCTCGACCTGGCCCGGCTGACCGCCGCCGCACACAAGTGCGGGCGGAGTGGGCCACTGAGCGAGCTGGCCTTCTTCTTCAAAGATCCATTGGGTACCGTGCCGCACGCGCTGGCCGAGCAGTGGGCGCTGCTGGCCTCGTTCGTGCGAGGACTGGGCGATGCCTAGCCTGCGATCGCTCGTGGAGCTGGTCCGCGCGCCGGCCGCGCTGTCGGTACCCGGCGATGTGGTCGCGGGCGGGGCCGCCGGTGGCGCGCTCGGGCCGCGCACCGCGGGCCTCGCCGCCGCGTCGGTGTGCCTCTACTGGTCCGGCATGGCGGCCAACGACTGGGCCGACCGCGAGCTGGACGCGGTCGAGCGGCCCGAGCGACCCATCCCGTCCGGCCGCGTCACCCCGCCACAGGCGCTCGGCATCGCGGCCGGTCTCACCGCCGCCGGTGTCGCGCTCGCCGCCCTCGCCGGCGGCCGTCGCGCGCTGGCCGTCGCGCTTCCGCTGGCCGGTGCCGTGTGGGCGTACGACCTGCGGGCCAAGAACACGCCCGCAGGCCCGGCCGTCATGGCCGCGTGCCGGGGGCTCGACGTGCTGCTCGGCGCCTCACCGGGGCGGGTGGCGCGGGCGCTGCCGGCGGCGCTGACGGTCGCCGCGCACACGTACACGGTCACCGCCCTGTCCCGCCGCGAGGTCTCGGGCGCCGACCGCGCGCTGCCCGCCGCGACGCTGGCCGGCACCGCCGCCGTGGCGCTCGCCGCCGGCCTGCCCGCCGCCCGCAACGGCCGGGGCCCCGTCGCCGCGGTGCCCGGCGCCCTCGCCGCCTGGTACGCCGCCGGGTACGGCGCGGCGCAGGCCCGGGTCGCCGCCGACCCCTCCGCCGCCCGCGTGCGCGCCGCCGTCGGTGCCGGCATCACCGGCCTCCCGCCGCTGCAAGGAGCGCTCGCCGCCGCTGCCGGCGCGCCCGCCACGGGCGTCGTGGTCGCGGCCATCGCACCGCTCGCCCGCCGCCTCGCGCGGAGGGTCTCACCCACATGAGCATCCGATTCGGGTACGGGACGAACGGGTTCGCCAACCACCGGCTGACCGACGCGCTGGCGGTGATCGCCGACCTCGGGTACGACGGCGTGGCGCTCACGCTCGACCACGACCACCTCGACCCGTTCGCGCCGGACCTCGCCCGCCGCACCGACGAGCTGGCGGCCACATTGGACCGGCTCGGCCTGTCGGTGGTGGTCGAGACCGGCGCCCGCTACCTGCTCGACCCGTGGCACAAGCACGCGCCCACCCTGCTGCACGACGATCCGGCCAAGCGCCTGGAGTTTCTGCGCCGCGCGATCCGGATCGGTGCCGACCTGGACGCCGAGGCGGTCTCGTTCTGGTCCGGCATCACGCCGGCCGGTGTCACCGACCCGTGGGAGCGGCTTGTGCGCGGCTGCGCCGAGCTCGTGGGGTTTGCCGCGGACGCCGGTGTGACGCTCGGCTTCGAGCCCGAGCCCGGCATGCTCGTCGACGACATCGCCGCGTGGCGCCGGCTGCACGCCGACCTGGGCGCGCCGCCCGGCTTCGGCATCACCCTCGACATCGGACACTGCCGCTGCCTCGAGCCGCTGCCGGTGCCGGAGTGCGTGCTGGCGGTCGCCGACCACCTGGTCAACGTCCAGATCGACGACATGCGCCGGGGAGTGCACGAACACCTGGAGTTCGGCACCGGCGAGATCGACTTCCCGCCGGTGCTGCGCGCGCTGGCCGAGTCCGGCTACCGCGGCCTCGTGGCCGTCGAGCTGCCCCGTCACTCGCACGCCGCGCCCACGGTGGCGGCACACTCCATCGAGTTCCTCCGCAAGGCAGAGCGGGCTGGGGAGGCAACGTGACAACGCTGGACGAGCTGCGGGTGGCGGTACCCGCGCAGGGCTGGCTCGGCGAGGCGCTGGAGCGCGTCGCGGCCGAACCGGGCGCGATCGCGCGGCTCTTTCCGGCCGCCGGCCGGCGGGTCGGGCGGGACGCGCTCGTGGATGTGCCCGGCTGGAGCGCCGACGAGGCCGCGCGGGTGCAGCTGCTCGCCGCGCTCCCGGCCGACCGGGTCGCGGCCGAGGCGGAGGGGCTTTACCGGTACGGCGACGCCGCCGAAAAGCGGGCCGTGCTCAAGGCGCTGCCGATGCTGCCGATCGCCGACGAGGGCGTGCCGCTGCTGCGGGACGCGATCCGGACCAACGACACCCGCCTGGTGGCCGCCGCCGTCGGCCCGTACGCGCGTTACCTCGACGACGCGGCGTGGCGCCAGGCGGTACTCAAGTGCGTCTTCATGGGCATACCACTGTCCAACGTGGACGGCCTCGACGAGCGGGCCGACGCCGAGCTCGCCACGATGCTCGGCGGCCTGGTCGAGGAGCGCCGGGCGGCCGGCCGCGACATGGCCCCCGACGCGCTCGCCCTGCTCGACCGGTTGAAGGGACTCTGATGCGCATCTTCGACCCGCACATCCACATGACCTCGCGGACCACCGACGACTACGAGCGGATGGCCGCCGCGGGGATCACCGCCATCGTGGAACCGGCGTTCTGGCTGGGCCAGCCGCGCACCAGCGTGGGCTCGTTCACCGACTACTTCGACTCGCTCGTCGGCTGGGAGCCGTTTCGGGCCAGCCAGTTCGGGGTGCGCCACCACGCGACCATCGCGCTGAACCCCAAGGAGGCCAACGACCCGCGCTGCCGCGAGGTGCTCGAGCTGCTCCCTCGGTACCTGGAGAAGGACGGCGTGGTCGCGGTCGGTGAGGTCGGCTACGACTCGATGACGCCCGAGGAGGACGAGGTCTTCGCCGCCCAGCTCGCCCTCGCCGTCGAGCACGAGCTGCCCGCGCTGGTGCACACGCCGCACCGGGACAAGGCCCGCGGCACCGAGCGCACCCTCGCGGTCGTCGCCGAGTCCGGCATCGACCCGGGGCGCGTCGTCGTCGACCACCTCAACGAGGTCACCGTCGGGCTGGTCCGCGACTCAGGATGCTGGCTCGCCTTCTCCATCTACCCGGACACGAAGATGTCGCCGCCCCGAATGGTGAAGATCCTGCAGGAGTACGGGTTGGAGCGCATGCTCGTCAACTCGGCCGCCGACTGGGGCCGCTCGGACCCGCTGCTCACCCGGACCACCGCCGACGAGATGCTGGCGGCCGGGTTCAGCGCCGACGACGTGGACCGCGTGCTGTGGCGCAACCCGGTGGAGTTCTACGGCCAGTCCGGGCGCCTCGACCTGTCCGACGCGGGCGAGAAGGAGGCGACGTTCGCCGGCAACTCCATCCTGCGGGGAGGCAGCTGATGCACCTGAGCTACTGCACCAACGTTCACCCGGCGGAGGACTTCGACGGGATCGTGCGGCAGTTCGACACGTACGCCGTCGCCATCCGCCGGCACCTCGACGCCGACGTACTGGGACTCGGGCTGTGGCTGGCCGCCCCGCTCGCCGCCGAGCTGGCCGCCGACGAGGCCCTGCGCCTGCGGCTGCGCCGCGAGCTGGACGCCCGAGGGCTGGAGGTCGTGACGCTCAACGGCTTCCCGTACCAGGCGTTCCAGGCCCCGGTCGTCAAGCTCGGCGTCTACTACCCGGACTGGACCGACCGGCGGCGCCTGGACTACACATTGGACCTGGCGCGGGTGCTCGTCGACCTGCTGCCCGACGGTGCCGCCCGCGGCTCCATCTCCACGCTCCCACTGGCCTGGCGGGACCCGTGGGACAGCGGCCGCGCGGACGCCGCCGCCCGCATGCTGGACGAGCTGGCCACCGGCCTCGCCGGTGTCGCGGAGCGGTCCGGCCGTCCGGTGCGGGTCGGCTTCGAGCCCGAGCCGGGCTGTGTCGTGGAGACCACCGCGCAGGCCGCCGCCGCCCTGTCCGGTGTGGACACCGAGCGGCTCGGCATCTGCCTCGACCTGGCACACCTCGCCTGCGCCTGGGAGGAGCCGGCCGAGGCGCTGGCGCGGCTGCGGGCCGCCGGGCTGCCCATCGTCAAGGTGCAGGTCTCCGCCGCGCTGGAGGCCGCCGACCCGGTCGCGGCCGCCGCGGTGCTTCAGGGGTACGTGGAGCGGCGCTTCCTGCACCAGACCCGCTCCGCGCACGGTGACGCCGCCGACGACCTCGACGAGGCGCTGGAGCGGGAGCTGAAGGGGCCGTGGCGCGTGCACTACCACGTGCCGCTGCACGCCGAGCCGGCCGCGCCGCTCACCTCCACCGTGCCGGTGCTGCGCGCCGCCATGCGCGAACTGCTCGGCGGGCCGGCGGGTGAGCCGGCGTGTGATCACTTCGATGTGGAAACGTACACGTGGGGCGTACTCCCGGAAGAGCAGCGCCCACGCACGGACGCCGACGTGGCCGCGGGCATCGCGGCCGAGCTCGCCTTCGCCCGTGCCCTGATGAGTGAGGAGGGACGATGACCAAGCCACTGGTCGTCATCGACGTGGTGGGGCTGACGCCCCGGCTGCTGGCGCACATGCCGCGGCTCAGGGCCGTCGCCGACGCCGGCTTCCACGCCTCGCTGGGCACGGTGCTGCCGGCCGTCACCTGCACGGTGCAGTCCACGTTCCTGACCGGTGAGACGCCCGCCGGGCACGGCATCGTCGGCAACGGCTGGTACTTCCGGGACGTCGGCGAGGTGCTGCTGTGGCGCCAGCACAACGCGCTCGTCGGCGGCGAGAAGCTGTGGCACGCGGCCCGCAAGGCGCAGCCCGGCTACACGGTGGCCAACGTCTGCTGGTGGTACGCGATGGGCGCGGACGTCAACTGGACCGTCACGCCGCGCCCGATCTACTACGCGGACGGGCGCAAGGAGCCGGACTGCTACACCGACCCGCCGGAGCTGCACGACGACCTGGTCGGCGCGCTTGGCGGCTTTCCGCTGTTCACGTACTGGGGGCCGGGCGCGGGACTGCCCTCCTCGGCGTGGATCTGCAAGGCGGCCGAGAAGATCATGGCGGACCACAACCCGGACCTCACCCTCGTGTACGTGCCGCACCTCGACTACGACCTGCAGCGCTTCGGGCCCTCCTCGCCGCAGGCGGCGGCCGCCGCGACCGCGCTCGACGGGGTGCTAGGCCCGCTGCTTGACGCGGCGGCGGCGCGGGGGGCGACGGTGGTGGCGCTGTCCGAGTACGGCATCACGGACGCCCGCCGACCGGTCGACATCAACCGGATGCTGCGCAGCGAGGGCCTGCTGCGGGTGTACACACAGGACGGCATGGAGTACCTGGACCCGTGGACCTCGCGGGCGTTCGCGGTCGCCGACCACCAGGTCGCGCACGTGTACGTCAAGGATCCGGCCGACATCCCCGCCGTCGCCAAGCTCTGCTCCACCCTGGACGGTGTCGCCGAGGTGCTTGACGAGGCGGGCAAGGCCACACATGGCCTCAACCACGAGCGCTCCGGCGAGCTGGTGCTCGTGGCGGAGCCGGACGCCTGGTTCACGTACTACTACTGGCTCGACGACGCCAACGCGCCCGACTTCGCCCGGCTGGTCGAGATCCACCGCAAGCCCGGCTACGACCCGGCCGAGCTGTTCTTCGACCCGGCCGCACCGGCCGCGGCCAAGCGGCGGGCGGCCTCCGCGCTGGCCCGCAAGAAGCTCGGCATGCGGTACATGATGAGCGTCGTCGGCCTGGACGCCGGCGCGAAGGCGGTGCGCGGCACGCACGGCCGCCTGCCGGCACACCCGAACGACGCGCCCGTGCTGATCTGCTCGGACCGCTCGGCGGCCCGCCCGTACCTGGCCGCGACGGAGGTCAAGCGCTTCCTGCTCGGCCTGGCGGGGCTGAAGTGACGGCCGGGGTGGCGCCGTGAGCGAGCGATCCGTCAGGCGCCGCGCGCTTGGAGCCGCGCGGCCGCCCGCAGCGAAGCGAGGATGGCCGTGAGCGTAGAGGTCGCTCGGGAGTCGGACTTGGACGGGCTGCGGAAGCGCTTCGACGCCGAGCTAGCGGCGTTCATCGACCGGCAGGACCCGGACTGGCCGGACGGCGCGCCGCGGGGCGTACTGGCGACGCTGCGGCGGTTCGTGCTCGCGGGCGGCAAGCGACTGCGGCCGATGTTCTGTTACTGGGGCTGGCGCGGCGCGGGCGGCCCGGACCGCCAGGAGGTGGTGGTCGCGTCCGCCGCGCTTGAGCTGTTCCACGCGTTCGCCCTCATCCACGACGACATCATGGACGGCAGCGACCGCCGCCGCGGCGAGCCCTCGGTGCACAAGGTCTTCGCGGAGCTGCACACCAAGTCGATGTGGCGCGGCGACCCCGCCTCGTTCGGGCGAAACACCGCGCTGCTCTGCGGCGACCTGTGCGCGGCGTGGGCCGACCAGATGTTTCACGAGTGCGGGCTGCCGCCCGAGCAGATCCACCGCGGGTACGGGGTCTTCGCGCACATGCGCACCGAGGTGATCGCCGGCCAGTACCTCGACCTCGTCTCCGGCGTCGGCGACGGCTCGGTGGCCAGCGCGCTCACGGTGATCAGGATGAAGGCGGCCAGGTACACGGTGACCCGCCCGCTGCAGATCGGCGCCGGGCTGGCCGGGGGAGGGCGCGAGCTGCACGCCGCGTTCACCGCGTTCGGCGACCCGCTCGGCGACGCTTTCCAGCTGCGCGACGACGTGCTCGGCGTGTTCGGCGACCCCGCGCTCACCGGCAAGTCCATCCTCGACGACCTGCGCGAGGGCAAGCCGACGGTGATGATGGCGCTGGCCCGCAGCGGCGCCGACCGGGCACAGGCGGCCCGGCTGCGGGACCTGTTCGGCAACCCCAACCTGGACGGCGGCGGTGCGCAGGAGCTGCGCACGATCATCGTGGACACGGGCGCCCTGGACCGCATCGAGCAGATGATCCGGCAACGCGCCGACGCGGCCGTCGCCGCGCTCACCGACGCCCCGATCCCCGCCGACGCGCGCGACGCGCTCGTGACACTGGCCGGATCGACGATCAACCGGCAGCGTTGACGCCGCCGTATGGCAGACTCTGAGCCGTCCGCACCGGGACGGTTCGGGAGGTGGCCATGGCGCTACGGATGGTAGCGACTTGGTTTTCTCAGGGGGTCGTGTCATGAACCACCGTCCTGCCGTCGACACGGTGCGCCGGGCGGTGCGCAGCACCCGCGCCTGGGCGCGCGCGGTGGCGCCGGGCGCTCTCCCCGACTTCCTCGTCATCGGCGGGCAGCGGTGCGGCACCACGTCACTGCACCGGTACCTGGCCGAGCACCCGCAGGTGCGCGCCGCGACCGGCAAGGAGATCCAGTTCTTCAGCATCCACTATGGACGCGGGGAGCGGTGGTACCGCGGTCATTTTCCGGCGCCGATGGCGGGGCGGCTGAGCTTCGAAGCGAGCCCGTACTACCTGTTTCACCCGCGCGCCGCCGAGCGGGCGGCGGCCACGCTGCCGTACGGAAGGTTCATCGCGCTGCTGCGTGACCCGGTGGAGCGGGCCTACTCGCACTACCTG is part of the Phytohabitans houttuyneae genome and harbors:
- a CDS encoding alkaline phosphatase family protein; this translates as MTKPLVVIDVVGLTPRLLAHMPRLRAVADAGFHASLGTVLPAVTCTVQSTFLTGETPAGHGIVGNGWYFRDVGEVLLWRQHNALVGGEKLWHAARKAQPGYTVANVCWWYAMGADVNWTVTPRPIYYADGRKEPDCYTDPPELHDDLVGALGGFPLFTYWGPGAGLPSSAWICKAAEKIMADHNPDLTLVYVPHLDYDLQRFGPSSPQAAAAATALDGVLGPLLDAAAARGATVVALSEYGITDARRPVDINRMLRSEGLLRVYTQDGMEYLDPWTSRAFAVADHQVAHVYVKDPADIPAVAKLCSTLDGVAEVLDEAGKATHGLNHERSGELVLVAEPDAWFTYYYWLDDANAPDFARLVEIHRKPGYDPAELFFDPAAPAAAKRRAASALARKKLGMRYMMSVVGLDAGAKAVRGTHGRLPAHPNDAPVLICSDRSAARPYLAATEVKRFLLGLAGLK
- a CDS encoding sugar phosphate isomerase/epimerase family protein, with translation MSIRFGYGTNGFANHRLTDALAVIADLGYDGVALTLDHDHLDPFAPDLARRTDELAATLDRLGLSVVVETGARYLLDPWHKHAPTLLHDDPAKRLEFLRRAIRIGADLDAEAVSFWSGITPAGVTDPWERLVRGCAELVGFAADAGVTLGFEPEPGMLVDDIAAWRRLHADLGAPPGFGITLDIGHCRCLEPLPVPECVLAVADHLVNVQIDDMRRGVHEHLEFGTGEIDFPPVLRALAESGYRGLVAVELPRHSHAAPTVAAHSIEFLRKAERAGEAT
- the eboE gene encoding metabolite traffic protein EboE encodes the protein MHLSYCTNVHPAEDFDGIVRQFDTYAVAIRRHLDADVLGLGLWLAAPLAAELAADEALRLRLRRELDARGLEVVTLNGFPYQAFQAPVVKLGVYYPDWTDRRRLDYTLDLARVLVDLLPDGAARGSISTLPLAWRDPWDSGRADAAARMLDELATGLAGVAERSGRPVRVGFEPEPGCVVETTAQAAAALSGVDTERLGICLDLAHLACAWEEPAEALARLRAAGLPIVKVQVSAALEAADPVAAAAVLQGYVERRFLHQTRSAHGDAADDLDEALERELKGPWRVHYHVPLHAEPAAPLTSTVPVLRAAMRELLGGPAGEPACDHFDVETYTWGVLPEEQRPRTDADVAAGIAAELAFARALMSEEGR
- a CDS encoding inositol-3-phosphate synthase; this encodes MATGVWLAGGRGSVAVTSIVGASAIRAGLADPTGCVTELPQLRSPALPTIGDLVFGGHDPASTRLCKKAEALAAAGVLPARLVEALREELATVEPEIRPVPVAATQLETATLIAEDIAAFRFRHSLDRVVVVNVSSTEPAPAPHPAHADADVLRQALAEPGVVLPPSSLYAYAAFLSGCSYIDFTPSTGARLPALDALAHRHAVPYAGHDGKTGETLVKSVLAPMFAMRNLRVRTWSGTNLLGGGDGANLADPGANAAKSTSKQRVLGETLGYEPQGNTRIEYVDDIGDFKTAWDLITFSGFLGTSMRMEFTWHGCDSALAAPLVLDLARLTAAAHKCGRSGPLSELAFFFKDPLGTVPHALAEQWALLASFVRGLGDA
- a CDS encoding EboA domain-containing protein, with amino-acid sequence MTTLDELRVAVPAQGWLGEALERVAAEPGAIARLFPAAGRRVGRDALVDVPGWSADEAARVQLLAALPADRVAAEAEGLYRYGDAAEKRAVLKALPMLPIADEGVPLLRDAIRTNDTRLVAAAVGPYARYLDDAAWRQAVLKCVFMGIPLSNVDGLDERADAELATMLGGLVEERRAAGRDMAPDALALLDRLKGL
- a CDS encoding polyprenyl synthetase family protein yields the protein MAVSVEVARESDLDGLRKRFDAELAAFIDRQDPDWPDGAPRGVLATLRRFVLAGGKRLRPMFCYWGWRGAGGPDRQEVVVASAALELFHAFALIHDDIMDGSDRRRGEPSVHKVFAELHTKSMWRGDPASFGRNTALLCGDLCAAWADQMFHECGLPPEQIHRGYGVFAHMRTEVIAGQYLDLVSGVGDGSVASALTVIRMKAARYTVTRPLQIGAGLAGGGRELHAAFTAFGDPLGDAFQLRDDVLGVFGDPALTGKSILDDLREGKPTVMMALARSGADRAQAARLRDLFGNPNLDGGGAQELRTIIVDTGALDRIEQMIRQRADAAVAALTDAPIPADARDALVTLAGSTINRQR
- a CDS encoding SCO3242 family prenyltransferase; this translates as MPSLRSLVELVRAPAALSVPGDVVAGGAAGGALGPRTAGLAAASVCLYWSGMAANDWADRELDAVERPERPIPSGRVTPPQALGIAAGLTAAGVALAALAGGRRALAVALPLAGAVWAYDLRAKNTPAGPAVMAACRGLDVLLGASPGRVARALPAALTVAAHTYTVTALSRREVSGADRALPAATLAGTAAVALAAGLPAARNGRGPVAAVPGALAAWYAAGYGAAQARVAADPSAARVRAAVGAGITGLPPLQGALAAAAGAPATGVVVAAIAPLARRLARRVSPT
- a CDS encoding TatD family hydrolase, translated to MRIFDPHIHMTSRTTDDYERMAAAGITAIVEPAFWLGQPRTSVGSFTDYFDSLVGWEPFRASQFGVRHHATIALNPKEANDPRCREVLELLPRYLEKDGVVAVGEVGYDSMTPEEDEVFAAQLALAVEHELPALVHTPHRDKARGTERTLAVVAESGIDPGRVVVDHLNEVTVGLVRDSGCWLAFSIYPDTKMSPPRMVKILQEYGLERMLVNSAADWGRSDPLLTRTTADEMLAAGFSADDVDRVLWRNPVEFYGQSGRLDLSDAGEKEATFAGNSILRGGS